The Gossypium hirsutum isolate 1008001.06 chromosome A13, Gossypium_hirsutum_v2.1, whole genome shotgun sequence nucleotide sequence ctctttgcaattagacacataatcgataaaatttttctataaaaattttcatgccaTATTTCTATTACAATATCTaccattttatgaaatttaaataatttcatttttcgggctcgaatttgtgatcccgaaaccactgtttcgatttttaccgaaaataggctgttacacttttggaaaaatttttactaataaAGCCAAAAATGTGTCCATGAATTAAGGAGCCATTAAAcctaaattaacatttaaattaaCCAATCTCGCGTCGCCCATGTCATGCGGGTGCACCTCTAACCCCAACGAGTTTAGATTTGCACCCCCTCTACGTGCGAGGGAGAGCATTGGTTTAGTCTTTCAATAACCATCAAGTtggttcacatatataaacatgttccacacttgatatctaaccaatgtgggactaagctttccattttcctcaacacaattcacaagtggcttactttgagcattaatttttcattcatcactcaaccattttgagcaaaTAATATACCGCTGTAAAGGTCTCATGGGATAGAATATAgaactataattttattattcaaatatcCACAAACTAATCAAGAATATGCTTCAAAGCTTCCAAAAATCTATTTTTTCCAACAATAATGATAACACCTACTAATAACaactaaattatttgaattggatCACCCCTCGGAACCAGATCATTCACATCGACACACTACTAATCCACAATGGTTTAAgaagggagtgggtgagcttaacaagctcaatgaatgctcagaataatcacaatgcaaacaattcatcaagcatcaatgaaacaaccatatagcataACCTCAACGATTCCAAAtctagtgtcatattatacttaCTTGTGTATTATTACtagttcttttacatggtaaacatattcacttttaagcatatattacattacacatataatcacataacacttaagcatatatcacaatactcatataattacATAATGTTCAAGCACATATCGCGATACTCATATAAttacataacattcaagcatacaTCGTAATACTCATATAAttacataacattcaagcatatgtcacaatactcaaaaacatgtttataGGAAAATTGCATAATCATCACatgtcatataaacacatatcacaatacacacatattcataatttaagataatttggcacttgagctatgaaacataaaaatgAGCTCTATTATCACTCATTGGATACACgtatctccaacacaccacatagactcatagagtcaaacatgtctcaaaagtgaagcataaagctaacactctccttatttcccctcacatgtcccattgaataGAGTTTAGcttacattcccttatccctccaacatgccCTAAGGGCTCAACGTccaaaatcactgtacatataTGCGAGTActcaaaatcctatggcatgccaacaatatccaacggtttcaagatcacaaggccaaaatatccgaaatcaatcacatatcacttatcgATTATTCGTGCACTATTacaacatatttgcatttttagtaAAACATTGTCACTaacatttaatatatacataacatgAACACATTTGCACTTTCATAGCAGTTATCATAACCATATATCACATGTTATAGTATCTCATCTCAATTCACCTATTCACAAACATAGAAGTACATAGTTTacaagataacataggtatgaaaaagcttacactcgaaatttagagtagggatttaggctactactaaattcccaaataacgcattaaatcatgtccacaagcaattattccaaacacttaCCAACACGCTTTCGCCGAAAAGCCAAAAGCTCAAATTAGCTTTTCATTGTCTTTACCTCTACTTGTAGAAGGTCCTAATGAATCCGGAGCTTCAACACAATAATTCACATAACAATACATTCAAAAATCAACTAAGGACTCACCACAAGCAaccaaaaacataagcctaagctatgttCTCAAGTAGTCGAAACCTTTAACAAAACCAACTTGAGTCCAGATATCTTGATCTACATTTAATCTTTTCGCCTAAAACTAGTTTCATTCATCTAATGATTCACTtacgactaattcccaacctttaaactacaataaAATTCTCAATTTATAGTAGCAACTCTTTCGACATGTTTCTggctattttttgaaaattcattaaaacgttAGAAATCTTTAATGAAACTTTGAAGTaaatttagaaaccttctaatcatgttaaaacaagttgaaaaacactttaaaaccacGTTTTTACTCAAATTCTCAAAATCCAACATTAACAAgctatttttcagattttatttaaaacatgtgatttaataactaaaaatttagttttaaagactaaataacgtTTAAAACTATTTAGGAGTTGAGTTATTACCTTAGACGGTAAAAGACCAagtgtttgattgaaaatttgaaaaactcACAAACTTGACAATTGACACGAAGTCAAATTAACATGACTTGAAgtcaaattaaaattgaaatgatTATGCGACttgaaccaaaataaaaattgaaacgaTATCACCCAAAGCAGCACACAAATATGAGATAATTTAACGTTACTGAACCTGGATGAAGAATAAATAATATAGAGAGGCGTGATAAGGCGCAGATGCCAAATATATTGCATTtggtattttataaaataaatgtatatcATCACCTGCTTctatatattattcaaattttgatcaaatacaaaatctttttaaaagtatttttttcacGTGGCCTTTCCAGGCCCCAAGTCAGTCGAAGGTTATGAAACAAAACAAATTTGATTCATAAGAGGAGTCCTTTTCCCTGCAAAACGATTAAAACACACCGACAAGAAAATCAAAACTCCTCTGAAAATGGCTCTCTCTTGCAGTAACACCCTTTTCCCAAAACCCTTCGTTACCTCTTGTTCTTCTCAGACTCAGGGGACCCACTTCTCCAATCTCCCACAACCCACCAAGCAAGAccccattttcaaaatcaaaggacCTTCAACTCTTTCAGGCCACATTACCGTAAGTGGCTCAAAAAACGCTTCTTTACCTCTCTTAGCAGCCACTCTCTGCTGCTCAGGCACTTCACTTCTCCACAACCTTCCCAATGTCTCTGATATCCAAGCCATGGCTTCCATCTTGAGCTCTTTGGGTGCTAAAGTTGATGCCTTTGATGGGAAAATGATGGTTAACAGCGATGGAGTTGGCAAAGTGGAGGTTGATTTGGAGGAAATGAAGAAGATTAGAGGTGGGTTTTTTGTTATAGGGCCACTGGTGGCCAGGTTTGGTGAAGCTGTTGTGGCCTTGCCCGGTGGCTGTAATATTGGAAAGAGGCCTGTAGATCTCCATCTTCGTGGGTTAAGGGCTCTCGGTGCTGTTGTTGAACTGAGGCAAGTTGTACCTATAAATTCACCTTTTATTTTCTTAGTGGGATCTTTGCTGTCTTAAATGAGTAGATGAGCTTGTTCTGCAATGTTACAGGGATGGGAAAGTGTGGGCACGTGCTGCAAATGGCAGAGGATTAGTTGGGGGGAAATTCCGACTGGATTATCCAAGTGTTGGAGCAACTGAAACTCTTATGATGGCAGCATCCATGGCTGATGGGACAACTGTGCTCTCAAATGTGGCCAAAGTAATGGTTTGAGGCATCTCAGTGATATTTGAGGAAATCTAGAAtttgtactctttcataatttgtTGCTCTATATTTTTTGATAACAGGAACCAGAAGTGGTCGATCTTGCTCGCTTTCTGACCGACTGTGGGGCATGGATAGAAGGTGCAGGGAGCGACAATCTAATTATCAGGGGAAAAAGGCAGCTCTATGGTTCTGAATGTGTTATAAAACCTGATCGAATCGAAACCGGCACCTTCATGCTTGCGGCGGCAATTACTCGCTCATGCATATTAATGTCACCTGTCATTCCTTCCCGTGTCTCATGTTTGATCGACAAACTCTCCCAAGCTGGCTGCAAAATTTCACGGTTGGATCAGCAAACATTGCAGGTATAGTAACATAACATGTTTACCTTTTTTCATTTAGTTTATTGTTTGTGTGACAAGAAAACTATGATCACAGGTTTCAGCACACCCATCACATATTGGTTATGATTTGAAAAGTTTCGATATTAAGACGAACCCGTTTCCGGGATTTCCAACAGATCTGCAACCTCAAACAATGGCACTTCTCACTACATGCACTGGTTCCAGCTTGGTGGAGGAGTCCGTGTTTGACAACCGTATGACTCATGGTATGTATAAGTTGAGCTATAATACATAGTCGACCATGGTAAACAACCtaattagcccctaaacttttatattattttcatcacctaactataaaaattaaaaatttcaacataatcTCTAAACTATCCGAATTGTTTTTTAGTTACAGTTGGATAACGTAACCATTTATTTCTCGCATAAACTACATGAACGGTTACACAAACTATGAGAGTGTTGTTTTGGTCAtccaataatataatttttaatttaatcattaaagtttttgaaattaACTTTTTTGTCAGCAAACCCTTAAATTGATAAAGGAAGTTTGACATGGCCTTTTTTATTGGGCTAATAACAAAATTAtccttttaatatttatatattctatcaatttagttttaattctaaaataaacagaatttaatactcaacatttacaaaatatGTCATTCTAATCTTAATTATTGACTTTTTTTTCTCTCTGTCTATTATTTTATGCTCTTAGTTGGTGTTATTCAGCACATGAAAACTCAAAGGTTTCCAGTTTCCTATGTTAGGAAGATCTTAagttattgatattttttttaacacTTTAGATCAAATGATGCTTCTCCTAcacaaaaaattaaaaggtaaagTTTTTGGTGCTAAAAAGATCACAAGTCGTtggagttttttttataattaattttctaTGTTAAAATAGGGGTTCTTCGGTGCCAAAAAACTAACCTTGTTAGCATCAAATGGAATAAATGAGATGATTACAAATGTGGAATATGTCTCTCAAATCTGATGATATAGTTTAAATTATATCGATGGTCGAGATCAAAACTAATCTACAATTTGAGATTGTTAAGGGATTTTCCAAAACCCTTAAGATTACATAATCTTTTAAGTTTACTTTATATATTTACCTTGGTAACCCTAGTTTTACTTGATGTTCTGTTGAGTCACCAAAACTTTAAGTAGATAAGCTTCTTCACATCTTCCATGAATCGGACGGTTTAAGTTGTTCAAATGAGTACCATTTAATCAATTGACTTCCATAAAACGCTCTGTGTGCATTCATCACGGGCTTTGGTTAGTGGCTTGTGACACTAATGCCAAATACTAATAAGAATGTCTAGGGTTAATTCAGTGATTTATttagaattaggactaaattgataggaCATAGATAAAATTCGTTATTGGGCTAACAATAAAAGGCCATGTTTAGGGCAAAAAATCTAATTTCGAAAATTTCTTATAGTtgactaatcaaaacataaatactTAGTTCAGTGACTATTCATGTAGCTTATTTGAGAAATAAACAGACCCTGACTAAAAGAACGAAACTGGATagttttgtaattaaattgaaattttcataACTGGATGATCAAAATAGTGACTAATTAGGTGACATATATATTAGCCCACTGTATGCTTGCTTGCTTCTTTCATGAAATCAGCTATAAgcatttttttcatttggttaTATAGCAAGGGAACTGCAGAAGCTCGGGGCGAGAATTCAGGTTAGCGGGAGCAATGCACTAGTTTACGGGTTTGACGAAGGAAGGTAAGGTGTTTAACTTTGATACGATGTTGGTTTTATTTGGAATCATTGACCCACTGGATGGTGACCTGTGACAGTGCATTGGAAGGCTCTCGTGTTATTGCAAGAGACTTGAGAGGTGGGGTTTCAATTATATTAGCCGGATTGGCTGCAAAAGGAACCACTCAGATTCATGATATTGCACATATTGAACGAGGCTACGAGAATATTGACATGAAGCTTCAAAATCTAGGAGCTGATATCCAAAGACTGACTCACACCAGCGCCCCATCTTTTATAACCTTCTTACATTTCAAACATGCACCCCGATTTGCATTTCATTAAATCCCACGACTCTTTAAACCATTTCATACCCGAGAAGACCTAGATTCCACAAGTATTCAAGCCTTAATTCTTTTCGTTGTTGTAATGAAAGAGTGGCAGTTCAAGAATAAATTATGGATTTCAATTGTTTAGATTAGCTTCGAAATCCATGCTTGTTGCAACATATGCAGCTTTgtaaaatgataataatgttCTGTATGAAAACCACCTGCATTAAAACGTTTGATCCGCTGATTTCCAAACTTTCCTTGCTAAcccaaaagaaaagagaaacctAAGATTTATAAACCATTAAGTAAACCAACAAACCAAGTAAACAAGAGAACATATATCCTATATGAAGAAAATACTACAAAATTGTCCAAACATTGGGAACAATGCATGTTAGTGTTCAAAATTTTCCGTTCTTTTTACCCTTCCGGATAAGCATGCGCTTGGAATAAcatgaaaaaagggaaaaatagatAATACAGTTCCAAGCAGTCAATGGTCACAATAATTCTGAAAGGAAAGAACATGAGAAACGAGGAAATAACCAACATGTCGTTTATCATTCTGGCTTTGATACTCTTCTCAGAAGTTTGTACATGCCAAAGACATTCTTCTCCTGCCACAAGTATGGGATGAAAAATGACCGATACTTGGCAGGTGAGAGCTCTCTGTCCAAGTACGGTAGTGCTGCAATAGGCTGAAACAGTTCCAATTTCGATATATCATATGTGAAAGAAcaatagaaaagaagaaaatggaGATAGAAACCAAATATTCTGCTTGTACCTCCCATGCTGATAGGTCATTTCCACGATAAGGGAAAGGTCGGTTCAGCTGCAGCTCGACCAGGAATGTACAAGCTTCAATATCTCGGAGCTGCAAGTCAGGGTGGGTCAACATACAAATGTAAAGCATAAAGATTAAGGTTATTTTATATGAACTAGGTCACAGAAAGGGTCAATTACATATTGCTCATCTGATGCCTTGTTTTTATTGTTAAAGTATGGTGGTGCTGCCGCAGTCCCTCCCAGAGTATCATTGAAAGGGAATGGAAGAAGACCTCGGAATCCGTCATCAATCCATCTCACTTCACCAATATAATCAGGAACAAAAAATGATGACGGGTAACGGTGCCACTCACTTCCAACACAAAGTACAGAACCTGCAATAAAGCTTTTGTTCTTGTTGGTAACAGCACTCTTCAGCATACATGCCAAGTATAAACAATAAAGAAAATCTAGCAAAAGAATGGTTCTTTGAAACTTTTAGTAGAACTACATGGCAATTATAAAGGAAGGCTATAGCTgctagagaaaaaaaaagaaaaaaaagaagaaaactacACAAAGCAAAAACATGTTATGCATTATTGATTAAGTTCTGCATAAAAATAAATGTCAACGCTACATTGCTATCAAAGaaaattcatttttctttgtAGGTTTACTAATAACAAAATGAAACAAGGGACAGTGCATCATATAAGAGATTATCCATTACCAGTTCCTGCATCATCATGGTGCTCCAAGATCTTGTAAACCTCCATTGGTGCAGCATAGCCATTGATCAATGAGAATGTACGTGAATGTGAGGCACATAATATGAGGCTCAGGGCCACAGGTCTCAGAAATTTGGCCATCTGCGTAAAAATGCCAATACCATTTGAATGAGAGCTTAGCGTTGTAGGCATAGAGAATTAAATAGGTGTAGAAGATGCCCACCATAACTATAATAGAATTATCGTAGGGATTATATTTGTCTCGGAAAAGATCAGGAAAACTCTCAATGACAGCAGAAGCAGCAACACAAACAAGAGGGTATATGGGATAAAGGAATCTGCATGACAATTAAATACAATGGACTGTTACAGAATGAAGCAGGCAAGACCGATATTAAAGATTGTTCGGGACATGTAAAGAGACAATGACAAATGTGCTCTGTTTTGTTCCCTTGCAGAACATTCCATTCAAATTAGCCCAAAGTTTTGGACCAAAACAATTTCTGAACCCTCCTTGAAACTTCTAAAAGTCATATATCGGAATGTTCttcattaatttatctattttatgtcAGGGAAAAGCAGGaaacaaaatataaacaaaatttgcTAAAGACATAGGATAAAGGTTAATTGTACCTTTCTTCTTTGTGCGGCTGCAGAGACATAAATGCCAGCCATATATAGAGAGGAGAGATTACGATAAGCAAGTCAGGGGCATACTTCTTCCTTGCAATTGGCAGAATTCCCAGGAAAAGCAAAGCAAGGATGAAACAGAAGTTGAAGTTGTTAAACCCATTCCTTATATAAAAAAGTGGCCCCTCAGTCCCATACAAATGGCTCTCACCACCTCCTAATACATTATATACTAAGAGATTAAAAACAGATGATGTCCAGCGTTGGTAGTAGCAGTGATCAACGAGTACGGAGAGTGCCTGGCAA carries:
- the LOC107895232 gene encoding dol-P-Man:Man(6)GlcNAc(2)-PP-Dol alpha-1,2-mannosyltransferase translates to MSFSTRQRRATVSDLPSSSSPPQPSKPESYTKVDKPGRSSSDGVGEDRGLGWFTVLFALGMLRYMSATSNIIHDCDEVFNYWEPLHYLLYKSGFQTWEYSSEFALRSYLYIIFHELVGRPASWLFAEEKVRVFYAVRLFLGFLSLISDATLVVALSRKYGKRLASYALAMLCLASGCFFASTSFLPSSFSMYAMSLSSGLFLLEKPAWAVAVAAVGVILGWPFSILAFLPLTFYSLAKQFKQAFLSGAVTSIALLALSVLVDHCYYQRWTSSVFNLLVYNVLGGGESHLYGTEGPLFYIRNGFNNFNFCFILALLFLGILPIARKKYAPDLLIVISPLYIWLAFMSLQPHKEERFLYPIYPLVCVAASAVIESFPDLFRDKYNPYDNSIIVMMAKFLRPVALSLILCASHSRTFSLINGYAAPMEVYKILEHHDDAGTGSVLCVGSEWHRYPSSFFVPDYIGEVRWIDDGFRGLLPFPFNDTLGGTAAAPPYFNNKNKASDEQYLRDIEACTFLVELQLNRPFPYRGNDLSAWEPIAALPYLDRELSPAKYRSFFIPYLWQEKNVFGMYKLLRRVSKPE
- the LOC107895233 gene encoding UDP-N-acetylglucosamine 1-carboxyvinyltransferase 2, which codes for MALSCSNTLFPKPFVTSCSSQTQGTHFSNLPQPTKQDPIFKIKGPSTLSGHITVSGSKNASLPLLAATLCCSGTSLLHNLPNVSDIQAMASILSSLGAKVDAFDGKMMVNSDGVGKVEVDLEEMKKIRGGFFVIGPLVARFGEAVVALPGGCNIGKRPVDLHLRGLRALGAVVELRDGKVWARAANGRGLVGGKFRLDYPSVGATETLMMAASMADGTTVLSNVAKEPEVVDLARFLTDCGAWIEGAGSDNLIIRGKRQLYGSECVIKPDRIETGTFMLAAAITRSCILMSPVIPSRVSCLIDKLSQAGCKISRLDQQTLQVSAHPSHIGYDLKSFDIKTNPFPGFPTDLQPQTMALLTTCTGSSLVEESVFDNRMTHARELQKLGARIQVSGSNALVYGFDEGSALEGSRVIARDLRGGVSIILAGLAAKGTTQIHDIAHIERGYENIDMKLQNLGADIQRLTHTSAPSFITFLHFKHAPRFAFH